A segment of the Bacillus sp. es.034 genome:
AAGCTTGAGTACCTTCTCCTCCCATATGGTGAACATTGTCGACATCCTGAAAAAGGTCGATCATGAGAGTCTAGTGCTGTTCGATGAGCTTGGTGCCGGTACGGATCCTCAGGAAGGGGCGGCATTGGCGATTTCCATCCTTGATGAAGTCCATGGAACTGGGGCGAGGGTCATAGCGACCACTCATTATCCCGAGTTGAAGGCGTATGGGTACAATCGTGAAGGAGTCGTGAATGCCAGTGTGGAATTTAATGTAGAGACATTAAGTCCTACGTATAAGCTATTGCTTGGGGTACCTGGAAGAAGTAATGCCTTTGACATTTCCAAACGTCTTGGATTGTCAGATGGTGTCATCCAACGGGCGAAGTCCCATATCGGTACCGATAGCAAAGAAGTCGAGAATATGATCGCTTCACTTGAAGACAACAGACGCCAGGGTGAACGGGAGCTCGAGGAAGCCCATGAGCTGTTGAGACAGGCTGAGAAGATGCATAAAGACATGCAGAAGCAAATGATGGAGTATTACGAGAAGAAGGATACCCTTTACGAAAAGGCACAGCAAAAAGCCAGTGAGGTTGTTGAAAAAGCGAAGGCGGAAGCTGAGCAGGTCATCAAGGATCTCAGGAAAATGCAGCAGGAAAAATCAGCCCAGATCAAAGAGCATGAATTGATCCAGGCGAAAAAGCAGCTTGAAGATGCAACTCCTAAGCTGAAAACGGGTCAAAAGAAGAAAGCGGCTGGATCCCAGCATGAATTGAAGGCCGGGGACGAAGTCAAAGTACTCACCTTCGATCAAAAGGGTCATTTGGTCGAGCGGGTATCGGCGAAGGAATGGCAGGTCCAGATGGGCATCATGAAGATGAAAGTGAAGGAATCGGATCTTGAATTCATTCAATCCCAACAAAAGGTCGAAACGAAACCCCTCGCCACGGTGAAAGGGAAAGATTTTCATGTCAGCCTTGAACTTGACTTGCGGGGAGAGCGTTTTGAAAATGCCCTATCGAGGGTTGAGAAGTACATTGATGACGCGCTGCTTGCAGGCTACCCACGCGTTTCCATCATCCACGGAAAAGGGACGGGGGCTTTAAGACAGGGAGTACAGGAGTACTTGAAGAATCACCGGTCGGTCAAGAGCATCCGTTTCGGGGATGCAGGCGAAGGTGGAACGGGCGTAACGGTCGTTCAATTTAAATAACAAGGTAAAGGGAGCTTTACGATGGAGAACTTTTGGGAAAATGAATTTGTTCAGACAGCGGGGAATTACAGTGTGGTCATACTTTGTCTGGTGTTGTTCTTAGCGATCTTTGAACTGGTGACAAAGTATCGGAACTGGGAAGAAATCAAAAAAGGAAATATGGCCGTGGCCATGGCAACGGGAGGGAAAATATTCGGGATTGCGAATATTTTCCGTCATTCCATCAGTCATAACGATACCATCCTCACGACGATTGGTTGGGGTGTGTTTGGCTTTTTCCTGCTGTTGATCGGGTATTTCATTTATGAATTCCTGACACCGAAATTCAGGATCGATGAGGAAATTGAAAATGATAACCGGGCGGTAGGCTTCATTTCACTGGTCATTTCAGTCGGATTATCCTATGTCATAGGAGCCGGTATATCGTAAGGAGAGGGAATATGGAAACATTGGCGAAAGTTCTGCTCACCCTGTGCGGCGGCTTTATAGTCGTCGGCATCATCTATATGCTGTTCTTTACTTGACTGGGGACACTCAGGGGGAAAACGTAATCCCAAAATAATAATATTGTACAAACAGACTGTCATATGGTTGAATAGGCAGTCTTTTTTCTTTTGAAAAAAGTTCTGTAAGAAAGGTCAAGCTTCATGGATAGGAAGAAAGTATGGTCGGCACTTATTTCAAATTGTAACTGAAGTCCCCTTATATTATAATAATGAATAGAATAAATTTTCTAACTATTCAGAAGGAGGGATTACCATGAACCAGCCATGGCTTGCTGAATACCCGGCAGAAATACCAAAGGAACTCAACCTTGTTGAAAAACCTTTGCAGTCCTATTTGACCGAAGCCGCTTCTCTGTATGGAGATAAAGAAGCGATTCATTTCATGGGCAGGGAGATTGGATACAAGGAACTATTCGAATCGGCTCTCAAATTCGCCGGCTATCTTAAGACACTCGGGATCAATAAAGGCGATCGGGTGGCGATTATGCTTCCCAATACCCCTCAATCCGTCATCGCCTATTACGGCATCCTTTATGCAGGCGGAGTGGTGGTACAAACCAATCCATTATATATGGAAAGGGAAATCGAATATCAAATGAAAGACTCCGGAGCCAAGGTGATCCTGACATTGGACATTCTGTATCCAAGAGTATCAAAAGTGATGAAAAACACCGACCTTGAGCACATCATTGTAACCGCTATCAAAGATTATCTTCCTTTCCCTAAGAATCTCATTTACCCATTCATCCAGAAGAAACAATATGGTATCGTCGTGAAGGTGGACCATAGAGGTCAGAATCATTTATTCACGGAAATCATGAAAACGTCGGTAGCTGAAGCGATACCCCAGGAAGAATTTGATTTTGAAAATGATCTGGCCCTGCTTCAATACACAGGCGGTACGACAGGTTTTCCTAAAGGCGTCATGCTGACCCATAAGAATCTGGTAGCCAATGCCTCCATGTGCGATGCCTGGCTGTATAAGTGTACAAAAGGGGAAGAAAGAATGCTCGGGATCCTGCCATTCTTTCATGTGTATGGCATGACTGCCGTGCTGATTCTCTCCGTCATGCAGGGATATAAGATGATCCTGCTTCCTAAATTTGATGCAGAAACAACATTGAAGACGATACAGAAACTGAAGCCCACCCTGTTTCCAGGAGCGCCGACGATCTATATCGGACTCTTGAATCACCCGGATTTAAAGAAATATGACTTATCATCCATCGATTCATGTCTCAGTGGAAGTGCGCCATTACCGGTTGAGGTGCAGCAGCAATTCGAGGAAGTCACAGGCGGAAAGCTCGTCGAAGGATACGGATTGACCGAATCATCCCCCGTCACTCATTCCAATTTCCTTTGGGATAAAGCGAGGATAAAGGGAAGCATCGGTGTGCCATGGCCGGGTACGGACAGTGCCGTCTTCTCAATGGAAACGGGAGAACCCCTGCCGCCGAATGAGATGGGTGAAATCGTCGTC
Coding sequences within it:
- a CDS encoding endonuclease MutS2; this translates as MNSKVLKTLEFDKIKELLKQFAASALGHGRVSSLMPSVDYEEITALHEETDEAMTILRLKGHAPLGGIFDIRPHVKRAQIGGMLSPSEFVQVASTIRASRKLTLFVEELLEEEVDIPLLQGKMGTVIPLPHLEQDIRKVVDDNGEILDTASEALRTIRTQLRANEGRIREKLERMIRSSNAQKMLSDAIITIRNDRYVIPVKQEYRGQYGGIIHDQSSSGQTLFIEPEAIVQLNNQLRELRLKEQTEIEKILQELSESVQESGEELLLIVNVLSDVDFMFTKAKFGRSIKGSKPTINNERRVKLNKARHPLLPIDEAVANDIELGNEFSSIVITGPNTGGKTVTLKTLGLTSLMAQAGLPIPALDGSEVGVFRTIYADIGDEQSIEQSLSTFSSHMVNIVDILKKVDHESLVLFDELGAGTDPQEGAALAISILDEVHGTGARVIATTHYPELKAYGYNREGVVNASVEFNVETLSPTYKLLLGVPGRSNAFDISKRLGLSDGVIQRAKSHIGTDSKEVENMIASLEDNRRQGERELEEAHELLRQAEKMHKDMQKQMMEYYEKKDTLYEKAQQKASEVVEKAKAEAEQVIKDLRKMQQEKSAQIKEHELIQAKKQLEDATPKLKTGQKKKAAGSQHELKAGDEVKVLTFDQKGHLVERVSAKEWQVQMGIMKMKVKESDLEFIQSQQKVETKPLATVKGKDFHVSLELDLRGERFENALSRVEKYIDDALLAGYPRVSIIHGKGTGALRQGVQEYLKNHRSVKSIRFGDAGEGGTGVTVVQFK
- a CDS encoding DUF350 domain-containing protein; translated protein: MENFWENEFVQTAGNYSVVILCLVLFLAIFELVTKYRNWEEIKKGNMAVAMATGGKIFGIANIFRHSISHNDTILTTIGWGVFGFFLLLIGYFIYEFLTPKFRIDEEIENDNRAVGFISLVISVGLSYVIGAGIS
- a CDS encoding AMP-binding protein produces the protein MTMNQPWLAEYPAEIPKELNLVEKPLQSYLTEAASLYGDKEAIHFMGREIGYKELFESALKFAGYLKTLGINKGDRVAIMLPNTPQSVIAYYGILYAGGVVVQTNPLYMEREIEYQMKDSGAKVILTLDILYPRVSKVMKNTDLEHIIVTAIKDYLPFPKNLIYPFIQKKQYGIVVKVDHRGQNHLFTEIMKTSVAEAIPQEEFDFENDLALLQYTGGTTGFPKGVMLTHKNLVANASMCDAWLYKCTKGEERMLGILPFFHVYGMTAVLILSVMQGYKMILLPKFDAETTLKTIQKLKPTLFPGAPTIYIGLLNHPDLKKYDLSSIDSCLSGSAPLPVEVQQQFEEVTGGKLVEGYGLTESSPVTHSNFLWDKARIKGSIGVPWPGTDSAVFSMETGEPLPPNEMGEIVVKGPQVMKGYWNRPEETEQTLKDGWLLTGDIGYMDEKGYFYVVDRKKDMIIAGGFNIYPREIEEVLYEHPAIQEVVAAGVPDPYRGETVKAYVVLKEGESLTEEELNEYSRKYLAAYKVPRIYEFRKELPKTAVGKILRRALVDEERKKIEDEQKTS